The following are encoded in a window of Providencia rettgeri genomic DNA:
- a CDS encoding citrate synthase translates to MADNKAKLMTSSAGDIELDILSPTIGQDVIDVRTLGSKGFFTYDPGFTSTASCESKITYIDGEKGVLLHRGFPIDQLATEASYLEVCYILLYGEAPTQEQYDVFKNTVTRHTMIHEQITRMLNGFRRDSHPMAVLCGVTGALAAFYHDALDVNNPRHREITAYRLLSKMPTVAAMCYKYSIGQPFVYPRNDLSYAGNFLYMMFSTPCEEYTVNPVLERAMDRILILHADHEQNASTSTVRTAGSSGANPFACIAAGIASLWGPAHGGANEACLRMLEEIQTVEHIPEFIERAKDKNDSFRLMGFGHRVYKNHDPRATVMRETCHEVLNELGLNDSLLEVAMELERIALNDPYFIEKKLYPNVDFYSGIILKAMGIPSSMFTVIFAIARTIGWIAHWNEMHDDGLKIARPRQLYTGYDKREFNSALTKK, encoded by the coding sequence ATGGCTGATAACAAAGCTAAGCTAATGACGAGTAGTGCGGGTGATATTGAACTCGATATTTTAAGCCCGACAATTGGTCAAGACGTTATCGATGTCCGAACTTTAGGTTCAAAAGGGTTCTTTACCTACGACCCTGGTTTTACTTCTACTGCATCCTGTGAATCAAAAATCACCTACATCGACGGTGAAAAAGGCGTACTACTGCACCGTGGTTTCCCTATTGACCAACTCGCTACCGAAGCCTCTTACCTCGAAGTCTGTTATATCCTGCTGTACGGTGAAGCTCCAACTCAAGAACAATACGACGTATTTAAAAATACAGTGACTCGCCATACCATGATCCATGAGCAAATTACTCGCATGCTTAATGGTTTCCGCCGTGACTCACACCCAATGGCGGTATTATGCGGCGTAACAGGTGCACTGGCAGCGTTCTATCACGATGCATTGGATGTTAACAATCCACGCCACCGTGAAATTACCGCTTATCGCTTGCTGTCCAAAATGCCAACCGTTGCAGCAATGTGTTATAAATATTCTATTGGCCAACCGTTTGTTTATCCACGTAATGATTTGTCATACGCGGGTAACTTCTTGTACATGATGTTCTCTACTCCATGTGAAGAATATACGGTAAACCCAGTCCTTGAACGTGCAATGGATCGTATTTTAATTTTGCACGCTGACCATGAACAAAATGCATCAACCTCAACCGTTCGTACAGCAGGCTCTTCAGGTGCCAACCCATTTGCTTGTATCGCAGCAGGTATCGCTTCACTGTGGGGACCTGCCCACGGTGGTGCTAACGAAGCTTGCTTGCGCATGCTTGAGGAAATTCAAACTGTTGAGCACATTCCTGAATTTATCGAACGTGCGAAAGACAAAAATGACTCTTTCCGCCTGATGGGCTTTGGTCACCGCGTCTATAAAAACCACGATCCACGCGCCACCGTAATGCGTGAAACTTGCCACGAAGTTCTAAACGAACTTGGCTTGAACGATAGCTTACTGGAAGTCGCTATGGAGTTGGAGCGTATCGCACTGAACGACCCGTACTTCATTGAGAAGAAACTGTACCCGAACGTTGACTTCTACTCAGGTATCATACTGAAAGCGATGGGGATCCCATCTTCAATGTTCACGGTGATTTTCGCCATTGCGCGTACCATAGGTTGGATTGCGCACTGGAACGAAATGCACGATGACGGCTTAAAAATTGCACGTCCTCGTCAGCTGTATACCGGTTATGACAAACGTGAATTCAACTCTGCATTAACAAAAAAATAA
- a CDS encoding helix-turn-helix domain-containing protein, with translation MAWLNQTDEFQTHWYQSPVLGIAAQMGQHDSGTHMHEMGQLLFTQQGCIRISLDNRLSLLPPGRVAWIPPFVRHRAQMRASVGYRSIYLSEKYAEKVGDDVVILSISPLLRELLERIAIAPFDSDWQKGRLANLLPVFIDELQAATTEPTLLSLPQDRRFNRLDIEQLPPNLNQLAQNIGASEKTITRIFLKETGMTYQTWRQQWRFMKAVELLAQGKPYYFITQELGLTSDSAFISFFRKMSGMTPREYQQ, from the coding sequence ATGGCGTGGTTAAATCAAACGGATGAGTTTCAAACTCATTGGTATCAATCTCCAGTTTTGGGGATTGCGGCACAGATGGGGCAGCATGATTCAGGAACCCACATGCATGAAATGGGGCAACTGCTGTTTACTCAGCAGGGATGTATTCGCATCTCCCTAGATAACCGTCTATCACTGTTACCTCCCGGCAGGGTGGCGTGGATCCCTCCTTTTGTTCGCCATCGCGCACAAATGCGCGCCTCGGTGGGCTATCGGTCTATTTATTTAAGTGAAAAATATGCCGAAAAAGTGGGGGATGACGTGGTGATTTTGAGTATTTCACCGTTGTTAAGGGAGTTATTAGAGCGGATAGCCATCGCACCATTTGATAGCGATTGGCAAAAGGGAAGGCTCGCAAATTTACTACCTGTTTTTATTGATGAGCTGCAAGCTGCCACAACCGAGCCGACGTTACTTTCTTTACCGCAAGATAGGCGCTTTAATCGCCTCGATATCGAACAATTACCCCCAAATTTGAATCAACTTGCTCAAAATATTGGCGCTAGCGAAAAGACGATCACCCGTATTTTTTTGAAAGAGACAGGCATGACGTATCAAACATGGCGACAGCAATGGCGGTTTATGAAAGCGGTTGAATTATTGGCTCAAGGAAAACCATATTACTTTATTACTCAAGAGCTTGGCCTGACTAGTGATAGCGCCTTTATTAGTTTTTTTCGTAAAATGAGCGGAATGACGCCAAGAGAGTATCAACAGTAG
- a CDS encoding multidrug effflux MFS transporter yields MKPSLSLWLAVALMMFPQIVETIYSPALTDIASAFSVNAEQASQTLSLYFFAFALGVVFWGRACDTLGRRPTILAGLLVYGIAAIGALFIDQFYGLLLLRMLAAFGAAVGSIGTQTVMRDSYQGHELAKVFSIMGIALAISPALGMLSGAGLASLAGYRGVFTGLAILAIVLLLWSMYRLPETRPENVTKVPFMETFLRMITDKEIMRNVILIAFFNINLFSYYQLAPFSFEQLMLTQQQFGLTGILLALGVGLGSMINRYLLAKKHTSEQLVKLSSAISVVSGCIVFVLMDSIWFVLPVIGIVIGYGIAIPNILAHALNRYSDRKGTAGAILGLLYYIGLAIGLMVAGWSQHLGLVLTISSLLLLLASLRYRIDTN; encoded by the coding sequence ATCAAACCCTCTCTTTCATTATGGCTAGCGGTGGCCTTAATGATGTTCCCACAAATTGTGGAAACCATCTACAGCCCAGCATTGACTGACATTGCGAGCGCTTTTTCAGTCAATGCGGAACAAGCCTCACAAACCCTTTCGCTCTATTTCTTTGCATTTGCATTGGGCGTGGTGTTTTGGGGAAGAGCATGTGACACCCTAGGCCGTCGTCCAACAATTTTAGCGGGCCTGTTAGTTTATGGAATAGCCGCGATAGGGGCTTTATTTATTGATCAATTTTACGGGCTACTGCTGCTGCGAATGTTAGCCGCTTTTGGTGCCGCAGTCGGCTCTATTGGTACACAGACGGTAATGCGCGATAGCTATCAAGGCCATGAATTAGCGAAAGTTTTCTCAATTATGGGCATTGCATTAGCCATTAGCCCTGCATTAGGTATGTTATCTGGTGCTGGGCTAGCCAGTTTGGCGGGTTATCGTGGTGTTTTTACTGGTTTAGCGATTTTAGCCATCGTACTTTTACTGTGGTCAATGTATCGTTTACCGGAAACTCGCCCTGAAAATGTGACTAAAGTCCCATTTATGGAGACATTTTTACGGATGATCACCGATAAAGAAATTATGAGAAATGTGATCCTAATAGCATTTTTCAACATTAATTTATTTAGCTATTATCAGCTGGCACCTTTCAGTTTTGAACAATTAATGCTCACCCAACAACAATTTGGTCTTACAGGGATTTTATTAGCTCTTGGCGTGGGATTAGGTTCGATGATTAACCGCTATTTATTGGCTAAAAAACACACATCCGAGCAACTTGTTAAGCTATCGAGTGCTATTTCTGTTGTTAGTGGCTGTATAGTTTTTGTTCTGATGGATTCTATTTGGTTCGTTTTACCCGTAATTGGCATCGTTATTGGCTACGGAATTGCGATACCGAACATCCTTGCCCATGCATTAAATCGCTATAGCGATAGAAAAGGCACGGCTGGCGCAATCTTGGGTTTACTCTATTACATAGGGTTAGCCATTGGGTTAATGGTCGCAGGTTGGAGTCAGCACTTAGGTTTAGTGCTGACTATCTCAAGTTTGCTTCTGCTTCTTGCGTCATTACGCTATCGCATTGATACAAATTAA
- a CDS encoding type 2 GTP cyclohydrolase I has protein sequence MHNLRLEEIINDELKVNEFQDFAPNGLQVEGRPHVHKIITGVTACQALLDVAVEKKADAVIVHHGYFWKNEPVLIKGMKKNRLKTLLANDINLYGYHLPLDAHHQLGNNTQLAYIMGVQINGQIDPLMPFGFFDQPITPTELTERLETRLGRKVLHCGDNAKEEIRQIAWCTGGGQGFILQAAEFGVDAFVTGEVSEQTIHIAREMGIHFYSAGHHATERYGIKALTKWLVDEQGLDAEFIDIDNPA, from the coding sequence ATGCATAACTTAAGATTAGAAGAAATCATTAACGATGAGCTCAAGGTCAATGAGTTTCAAGATTTTGCACCAAATGGATTGCAAGTTGAGGGACGTCCCCATGTGCATAAAATTATCACGGGTGTCACGGCCTGCCAAGCGTTGTTAGATGTCGCCGTTGAGAAAAAAGCGGATGCGGTGATTGTTCATCATGGCTATTTTTGGAAAAATGAGCCAGTCCTGATTAAAGGCATGAAAAAGAATCGCTTAAAAACTTTATTAGCCAATGATATTAATCTTTATGGTTATCACCTTCCTTTAGATGCTCATCATCAATTAGGTAACAACACTCAGCTCGCTTATATCATGGGCGTGCAAATAAATGGTCAAATTGACCCATTAATGCCATTTGGTTTTTTTGATCAGCCAATAACCCCAACTGAATTAACCGAGCGTTTAGAAACACGCTTAGGTCGTAAAGTCCTGCACTGTGGCGATAATGCGAAAGAAGAAATTCGCCAAATTGCTTGGTGCACAGGGGGCGGGCAAGGCTTCATTCTGCAAGCTGCTGAATTTGGTGTAGATGCTTTTGTAACAGGGGAAGTTTCAGAACAAACAATCCATATAGCAAGGGAGATGGGGATCCATTTCTACAGTGCAGGTCACCACGCAACGGAGCGTTATGGGATTAAAGCACTAACTAAGTGGTTAGTCGATGAGCAGGGGTTAGATGCCGAGTTTATCGATATTGATAATCCAGCCTAA
- a CDS encoding YbfA family protein — translation MSTYREYSRNQVIARRTAAVTAGIIAFPVMVFHPKRAKYYSYLNKVWSKTSDKPVWLERSETTLESHR, via the coding sequence ATGTCCACATACCGCGAATATTCCCGTAATCAGGTAATTGCACGCCGCACTGCCGCTGTAACAGCTGGCATTATTGCGTTTCCGGTTATGGTTTTTCATCCAAAAAGAGCTAAATATTACAGTTACTTAAACAAAGTTTGGTCGAAAACAAGTGACAAACCTGTGTGGTTAGAACGTTCAGAGACAACACTTGAAAGCCATCGCTAA